In Zea mays cultivar B73 chromosome 7, Zm-B73-REFERENCE-NAM-5.0, whole genome shotgun sequence, the following proteins share a genomic window:
- the LOC100273444 gene encoding uncharacterized protein LOC100273444 codes for MSRSDSPSPSPAAARRAQPSDATLVNAFLWPWVTLGITMPGGVHAVDLYSADPEKLARGYQPEVSLDGQCTWYFLSPLRPKSPHDPRKVRTVADGTGCWRSDSGVKNVIDCLDGARHVGYRQNFSFMRRDAAGADARSGWAMTEFHLHHSYDEHGHGGKVEGLVLCKMYRNRNRRIHGGSDDVVPGVSPCAEKTFSCGKSQPIGHDYSKAKNSDGGATATGTIAPPLLNSMVAGDDKVSGATTTTTAPPLGHKGNPVEMDNEDLLTWAPARKKMRAAGAGAESSEAASTVSNPTPDQVRCPRCGFHFTTMQSSRS; via the coding sequence ATGTCCCGCTCCGACTCGCCTTCGCCATCGCCGGCTGCGGCGCGACGCGCGCAGCCTTCCGACGCGACGCTCGTGAATGCCTTCCTGTGGCCCTGGGTGACCTTGGGCATCACCATGCCGGGCGGCGTGCACGCGGTGGACCTCTACTCCGCGGACCCTGAGAAGCTGGCGCGAGGGTACCAGCCGGAGGTCTCTCTGGACGGCCAGTGCACGTGGTACTTCCTCAGCCCGCTGCGCCCCAAGAGCCCCCACGATCCGCGCAAGGTGCGCACCGTCGCCGACGGTACGGGGTGCTGGCGCAGCGACTCCGGGGTCAAGAACGTCATCGACTGCCTGGACGGCGCCCGCCACGTCGGCTACCGCCAGAACTTTTCCTTCATGAGGAGGGACGCCGCCGGTGCGGACGCTCGGTCAGGCTGGGCCATGACCGAGTTCCACCTCCACCACAGCTACGACGAGCACGGCCACGGGGGCAAAGTCGAGGGTCTCGTCCTGTGTAAGATGTACCGCAACCGCAACCGGCGCATCCACGGGGGCAGCGACGACGTGGTGCCCGGCGTATCACCGTGCGCGGAAAAGACGTTTTCGTGCGGGAAGAGCCAGCCGATAGGCCACGACTATTCCAAAGCCAAGAACTCGGACGGCGGAGCCACGGCTACAGGGACGATAGCGCCGCCCCTTCTCAACAGCATGGTGGCGGGCGACGACAAGGTATCCGGcgcgaccacgaccacgaccgcGCCGCCGCTCGGCCACAAGGGGAACCCAGTGGAGATGGACAATGAGGACTTGTTGACATGGGCGCCAGCACGCAAGAAGATGAGGGCGGCGGGCGCGGGCGCCGAGAGCTCTGAAGCAGCGTCGACGGTAAGCAATCCGACGCCCGACCAGGTGCGCTGCCCCCGTTGCGGCTTCCACTTCACCACCATGCAGAGCAGCCGGTCGTGA
- the LOC103631906 gene encoding uncharacterized protein has product MAAAPPPDPTVLIEDLVEEFLLRIPPDDPASLARAALVSRHWHRVITGPVFRRRFREFHRSPPLQGYISNIHNSIQFVPISSFRPRHADLDDVIAIHSSPGRVLLCRRPGKGLDVFPGKGLDVFLSVWDPITDELRDLPALPLPVVPGPCTCNWDAAVICAVGEGCNHIHCGFKVVCVGTSQRRDFSCVYSPEAGSCWSDLIFAASGEHTNSFETGTCVHAGSSLYFLSRFNHEIVKYDLLTDRMSTICFRVEPDAQINGMATVLIATEDGRLGVAKTSNSTLGCSTLHLWIRDHERWEERRPIELRMLLPDDALRDPQFPPEFFPDKPWLAGFAGTRAGVIFFKTRLGYFVVDLNSGTSKNIGECLGWGCIIPYVSFCTPAPGAISTDEGPEAGLEG; this is encoded by the exons ATGGCGGCGGCGCCACCTCCGGACCCGACGGTTCTAATTGAAGACCTCGTCGAGGAGTTCCTCCTCCGCATTCCCCCGGATGACCCCGCCAGCCTCGCTCGCGCCGCCCTCGTCAGTAGGCACTGGCACCGCGTGATCACCGGCCCCGTCTTCCGCCGTAGATTCCGTGAGTTCCACCGCTCGCCACCTTTGCAGGGCTACATCTCCAACATCCACAATTCCATCCAGTTCGTCCCTATATCGTCGTTCCGCCCGCGCCATGCTGACCTCGACGACGTGATAGCGATCCACTCAAGCCCTGGTCGCGTCCTTCTCTGTCGCCGCCCCGGGAAGGGTCTGGATGTCTTCCCCGGGAAGGGTCTGGATGTCTTCCTCTCCGTGTGGGATCCCATCACCGATGAGCTGCGGGATTTGCCCGCGCTGCCGCTGCCGGTGGTCCCAGGCCCGTGCACATGTAACTGGGACGCGGCCGTCATCTGCGCCGTAGGCGAGGGCTGCAACCATATCCATTGCGGCTTCAAGGTCGTCTGCGTAGGAACTTCTCAAAGGAGGGACTTCTCCTGTGTCTATTCACCCGAGGCTGGTAGCTGCTGGAGTGATCTCATCTTTGCTGCTTCAGGGGAACACACCAACTCCTTTGAGACGGGGACCTGTGTCCACGCTGGGAGCTCCCTCTACTTCCTGAGTCGATTCAACCATGAAATCGTCAAATATGACTTGCTGACGGATCGAATGTCTACCATTTGCTTCAGAGTAGAACCTGACGCCCAAATTAACGGCATGGCCACTGTGCTTATTGCCACAGAGGACGGCAGGCTAGGAGTTGCCAAAACAAGCAATTCAACGCTTGGTTGTTCAACACTTCACCTGTGGATAAGGGACCATGAAAGATGGGAAGAAAGAAGGCCCATTGAGCTTCGTATGCTGCTCCCAGATGATGCCCTACGCGATCCTCAATTCCCGCCTGAATTTTTTCCAGACAAGCCTTGGCTGGCTGGCTTTGCAGGGACAAGAGCTGGTGTCATTTTCTTTAAGACACGTCTTGGGTATTTTGTTGTTGATCTGAATTCAGGGACGAGCAAGAACATAGGCGAGTGCTTAGGTTGGGGTTGCATTATTCCCTATGTGAGCTTCTGCACTCCAG CGCCAGGAGCAATATCCACAGATGAGGGACCAGAAGCTGGTCTCGAGGGCTAG